DNA sequence from the Paenibacillus physcomitrellae genome:
TTCGGGGTTATTCTGTACAGCGAGGACCAGACGATTGAGTGGCATAACCGGTTTATCTCCGGCGTGTTTGATCGTAATACCGTAGTCAATCAACCCTTAAAGGAACTGCTGCCTCAGCTTCCGCAGCTGAGCAGGAAGGATCAGGAACAGGCGGCAATGGTCGCCGAGGTGCTGGTCAATGACCGGTATTACCGGCTGACGATCGTGCCGGACGAACGGCTGATTTATTTTCAGGATATTACGGAGTTTGCGATCCTGCGCGAGCGTTATGACAATGAACGTCTGGCGCTGGGCATCGTGATGCTCGATAATCTGGACGAGGCTTCCCAAGGCATGGATGACCAGCAGCGCTCTGCGCTTATTGCGCGTATGACAACGCTGCTCACCGATTGGGCGAAGCAGTACCGGGTCTACTTGCGGAGGTTGTCGTCCGAGCGGTATCTGATGATGCTGGACCATAAGGCGCTGCAGGAATTGGAGCAAAGCCGGTTTGTGATTCTGGACGAGGTGCGCGAGACGACCGCGGACCTGAAGGTGCCGGTGACGCTGAGCATCGGCCTCGCTTTCGGGACCGAGCATATCAGCGAGCTGGGCGAACTGGCCCAGTCGAGTCTGGATATGGCGCTCGGGCGCGGGGGTGACCAGGCTGCGGTGAAAGCCGGTCAGCGGCTGTCCTTCTACGGCGGGAAGTCGAACGCCGTAGAGAAGCGGACGCGGGTGCGGGCCCGCGTCATTGCGCACGCACTGCGCGACCTGATGCAGGAGAGCGACCGGGTGATCATTATGGGCCACAAGATGCCCGATATGGACGTCATCGGGGCGTCGATCGGCGTGATGAAAGCCGCCGATCAGTACAAGGTGGAGGCCCATATCGTGCTGGAGGGCAGCAACCCGGGCATCGACCGAATGATGGAGCGGATCAAGCAGGATGAGCCGCTGGCCCGCCGATTCATTACGCCGGATCTGGCGCTGGAGATGATGACCGAGCATACGCTGCTGGTCGTCGTAGACACCCATAAAGGCTCGATGACGATCGAGCCCCGGATTGTGGAGCGGGCAAGACGGGTCGTGGT
Encoded proteins:
- a CDS encoding DHH family phosphoesterase; translated protein: MPKLLQKRWHGYQSIWAFALLLLLVIFISVYNWALGLIGLVLVCVLAFTMLKAERRFRTELVNYVTDLTYRIKRVEGEAISRLPFGVILYSEDQTIEWHNRFISGVFDRNTVVNQPLKELLPQLPQLSRKDQEQAAMVAEVLVNDRYYRLTIVPDERLIYFQDITEFAILRERYDNERLALGIVMLDNLDEASQGMDDQQRSALIARMTTLLTDWAKQYRVYLRRLSSERYLMMLDHKALQELEQSRFVILDEVRETTADLKVPVTLSIGLAFGTEHISELGELAQSSLDMALGRGGDQAAVKAGQRLSFYGGKSNAVEKRTRVRARVIAHALRDLMQESDRVIIMGHKMPDMDVIGASIGVMKAADQYKVEAHIVLEGSNPGIDRMMERIKQDEPLARRFITPDLALEMMTEHTLLVVVDTHKGSMTIEPRIVERARRVVVVDHHRRGEEFINDAVLVYLEPYASSACELVTELLQYIHEKVQLSPLEATALLAGITVDTKHFALHTGSRTFEAAGFLRRSGADTVMVQRILKEDLQEYIEKAEIIKHARMIYGHIALAVTEPNRKLPQLLIAQVADTLLNMTNVLASFVISERPDGLIGISARSLGGMNVQVVMERLGGGGHLTNAAAQLEGTQAEAEEKLLAVLESIDKEEGLFE